The following proteins are encoded in a genomic region of Pirellulales bacterium:
- a CDS encoding DUF6159 family protein — protein IGYGLSAALARLPQILGWALLSATIGLILKRIEERLPLAGKIVIGLIGMAWAAVTFMVVPILAAEKLGPIAAVKRSAGILRKTWGESLVGQVSLGAVQFLFMLPAFLAVVAAGFATAGTHSFWPLLIVGAAVALYLIVLAIAFSTLQQIFLAAVYQYAAQGTVPAGFSAELIESAFRSKEKK, from the coding sequence CGATCGGATATGGCCTGAGCGCTGCGTTGGCACGATTGCCGCAGATCCTGGGCTGGGCTTTGTTGTCGGCGACGATCGGTTTGATCCTAAAACGCATTGAAGAGCGGTTACCGCTGGCCGGAAAAATCGTGATCGGCCTGATTGGCATGGCGTGGGCCGCGGTGACGTTCATGGTGGTGCCGATTCTGGCCGCTGAGAAGTTGGGACCGATCGCGGCCGTAAAGCGATCGGCCGGTATTCTGCGGAAGACGTGGGGCGAATCGCTCGTCGGCCAGGTATCGTTGGGCGCGGTGCAGTTCCTGTTCATGTTGCCCGCGTTTCTGGCGGTAGTGGCGGCCGGTTTTGCAACGGCCGGCACGCACAGCTTTTGGCCGCTGTTGATCGTGGGCGCGGCCGTCGCGCTGTATTTGATCGTGCTGGCGATTGCGTTCAGCACGCTGCAGCAGATTTTCCTGGCGGCCGTGTATCAATACGCGGCTCAGGGCACCGTGCCCGCCGGCTTCTCGGCGGAGCTGATCGAATCGGCCTTCCGGTCGAAGGAAAAGAAGTAA
- a CDS encoding prenyltransferase/squalene oxidase repeat-containing protein: protein MARTLPITVLLVGLSFARFACAEDTSATASAATPPVVNLTAETPATIPSATAEQVHQTVERAIGYIQAESASWLSTRKCAACHHAPLALWALAEAERDGYPIDKKFAADTVESLLGSKEKLLASRIFPNPADPPDSRPQGRGLNMGLPFLAVAARAFSELTNGQKQSLQLIADEIVSKQQPDGSWEFFAGLRRPPINESQATDAAWIIMALAAETSDASPEPQRTALTKAVAWLDAAGQTDLHQEKVFQVLLGLRAGKPREALQPTVDQLLALQRPDAGWSQTVPEPKSDAYATGQTLYVLSLAGFTAERPEIKRAIDFLVATQLPDGTWPMISRSTPDGSPGSSKLMTPIHCATSSWAALGLARVMPKAN from the coding sequence ATGGCGCGCACATTACCAATCACGGTCTTACTCGTCGGGCTGAGCTTTGCGCGGTTTGCCTGCGCCGAGGATACAAGCGCTACTGCTTCGGCCGCAACTCCTCCGGTGGTGAATCTTACTGCCGAGACTCCCGCTACGATTCCTTCTGCGACCGCAGAGCAAGTTCACCAGACCGTCGAGCGCGCGATCGGTTATATCCAGGCCGAAAGTGCCTCTTGGCTCAGCACACGTAAGTGTGCCGCCTGCCACCATGCCCCACTCGCGCTGTGGGCACTTGCCGAAGCAGAACGCGACGGCTATCCGATCGACAAGAAATTCGCTGCAGACACCGTCGAGTCGTTGCTGGGAAGCAAAGAGAAGCTGCTCGCCTCGCGAATTTTCCCAAACCCGGCCGATCCTCCCGATTCGCGTCCGCAGGGGCGTGGGCTGAACATGGGACTGCCGTTTCTGGCTGTCGCCGCCCGTGCGTTCTCTGAGCTGACCAATGGGCAAAAGCAAAGCCTGCAATTGATCGCCGACGAAATCGTGTCGAAGCAACAGCCGGATGGATCGTGGGAGTTCTTCGCCGGGCTACGGCGACCGCCGATCAACGAAAGCCAGGCCACAGACGCGGCCTGGATCATCATGGCGCTGGCGGCGGAAACCAGCGACGCTTCGCCCGAGCCGCAGCGCACGGCGCTGACGAAGGCCGTCGCCTGGCTCGACGCCGCTGGGCAAACCGATCTGCACCAGGAAAAAGTGTTCCAGGTGCTGTTGGGCCTGCGTGCCGGCAAACCACGCGAAGCGTTGCAACCCACGGTCGACCAGTTGCTGGCCCTGCAACGCCCCGACGCCGGTTGGAGCCAGACCGTCCCTGAGCCCAAGAGCGACGCTTACGCGACTGGTCAAACGCTGTACGTTCTCTCACTCGCCGGATTCACCGCCGAGCGTCCTGAGATCAAACGAGCGATCGATTTTCTGGTCGCCACGCAGTTGCCCGACGGCACCTGGCCGATGATCTCGCGTTCGACCCCCGACGGCTCGCCCGGCAGCTCGAAACTAATGACGCCGATCCATTGCGCGACCAGCTCGTGGGCCGCGCTTGGGCTGGCGCGCGTGATGCCGAAGGCAAACTAA
- a CDS encoding HAD family hydrolase, whose protein sequence is MRCVVCVAAMVFVALLVSSGLAADPLPSWNEGSKKQAILEFVAKVTREDGPDFVPKPERIATFDNDGTLWCEQPVYFQELFAFDRIKALAPQHPDWKEKEPFKSIINDDRRVLADGGEKLLLDVVAVTHSGMTTVEFNDIVRAWLRTARHPRFDVPYTSCVYQPMLELLAYLRANDFKTFIVSGGGAEFMRNFADQTYGIPPEQVIGTTGVVEFEMRDGRPVLVRLPKLRFVDDGPGKPVGINTVIGRRPVIAFGNSDGDLEMLQYTTGGDGPRFGLLVHHTDGVREYAYDHPSLVGQLDKALAAAPKNGWTVVSMKSDWKVIFPFELEKPAGNK, encoded by the coding sequence ATGCGGTGTGTCGTCTGCGTTGCGGCGATGGTCTTCGTGGCTTTGCTGGTCTCGTCGGGACTCGCGGCGGATCCTCTCCCTTCCTGGAACGAGGGATCGAAGAAGCAGGCCATCTTGGAATTCGTCGCGAAGGTTACGCGCGAAGATGGCCCCGACTTCGTCCCGAAGCCGGAGCGAATTGCCACGTTCGACAATGACGGCACGCTTTGGTGCGAGCAGCCGGTTTATTTTCAGGAATTGTTCGCCTTCGACCGTATCAAGGCGCTTGCGCCGCAGCATCCAGACTGGAAAGAGAAGGAACCGTTCAAATCCATTATCAACGACGATCGGCGTGTGCTTGCTGACGGTGGCGAGAAGCTATTGCTGGATGTCGTGGCCGTCACGCATTCCGGCATGACGACCGTCGAATTCAACGATATCGTCCGCGCGTGGCTGCGCACGGCCCGGCATCCCCGATTCGACGTGCCGTACACAAGCTGCGTCTATCAACCGATGCTGGAATTGCTGGCCTACTTGCGGGCCAACGATTTCAAGACGTTTATCGTCTCAGGAGGCGGCGCGGAATTCATGCGCAACTTTGCCGACCAGACCTATGGCATCCCGCCCGAGCAAGTAATCGGCACTACCGGCGTCGTGGAATTTGAAATGCGCGACGGTCGGCCGGTGCTCGTCCGTCTGCCGAAGTTGCGATTTGTGGATGACGGTCCCGGCAAGCCGGTGGGGATCAACACCGTGATCGGCCGCCGGCCCGTAATCGCGTTCGGCAACTCGGATGGTGATTTGGAAATGCTCCAGTACACGACCGGCGGTGACGGGCCGCGCTTTGGCCTGCTGGTGCATCACACCGATGGCGTGCGGGAATATGCGTATGACCATCCGTCGTTGGTGGGCCAGCTCGATAAGGCACTTGCCGCGGCGCCGAAGAATGGCTGGACCGTCGTCAGCATGAAGTCCGATTGGAAGGTCATCTTTCCGTTCGAGCTGGAGAAGCCTGCAGGAAACAAGTAG